TATGACCCAGACCCATTTGCTCCTGGGAAAACCTATTGTAAAAGAGGTGCATTTATACCAGAGATTGATTTTGATCCAATAGAATTTAGTATTCCACCTGCAAATGTGGAACATACAGATACTTCACAGCTACTAGGATTGATTGTTGCAAAAAAAGTTTTAGAGGATGCAGC
This sequence is a window from Deferribacterota bacterium. Protein-coding genes within it:
- a CDS encoding beta-ketoacyl synthase N-terminal-like domain-containing protein, with protein sequence MEEKNKNKFKPIAVVGISAIFPGSVNVTGFWKNIMEKADLFEEIPPDYWFIEDYYDPDPFAPGKTYCKRGAFIPEIDFDPIEFSIPPANVEHTDTSQLLGLIVAKKVLEDAA